The Laspinema palackyanum D2c sequence AGTAGGAGTCTAGCACCATTCGTATTGCCAGGAGCACCAGCTACATCGATGCACTTGCCAGACAAAGTATTCCTGATAAATCCATCACTGGTTAATGACCACCGTTGATCTGTCTGTGAGCCATTATCACCATTACGCCCAGATGTTTCACAGTCCCAAAGTTGGAGTCCAGCACCATTCGTATTGCCGGGAGCACCAGCTACATCGATGCACTTGCCAGACAAAGTATTCCTGATAAATCCATCACTGGTTAATGACCACCGTTG is a genomic window containing:
- a CDS encoding RICIN domain-containing protein, with translation QRWSLTSDGFIRNTLSGKCIDVAGAPGNTNGAGLQLWDCETSGRNGDNGSQTDQRWSLTSDGFIRNTLSGKCIDVAGAPGNTNGARLLLWDCETSGRNGDNGSQTDQRWRLQ